GACGTTTTTCATGCCAAGGGAAAGGAGGTGAGCAGATTGGCAAGACCAGAGAAGGAAGCCGCAGTAGCGGAACTTAAGCAGCGCATTCAGGAAAACGAGGTGGCCATTCTCACAAAGTACGTGGGGGTTACCGTCGCCCAAGTGACGGAATTGCGCAAGCGTTTCCGGGAAGCGGGCGTGGACTTCAAGGTTTACAAGAACACGCTCGCAACCATCGCGTTGCGGGAACTCGGACTCGACCGTGCAGCCGGCTTTATGGAGGGTCCCACGGCGTGGGCTTTCTCGAAAGACCCGGTGGTGCCGGCAAAAATCCTGAAAGATTTCCACAAACAGGTGGATGCCGTGGCCATGTCGGGCGGCATCGTCAGCGGGCGCGTGGTCGGTCAGGCGCAGCTCCAGGCATTGGCGGACCTCCCGTCGATAGACCAGTTGCGCGCGCAGGTCGTGGGCGTGATCGCCATGCCGCTGCGCAATCTCGTCGGCGCACTCAGTGCGCTGCCGCGCAATCTGGCAAACGTGGTGGACCAGATTCGTAAACAGAAGGAAGAAGGGGCGCAGGCCGCGTAAGCAGGCCGCGCCATGTTTGGACCGGAAAACCGTCAGCGCGGCCGCACGCGCCGCGCATGAATCACAGGAGAATAGGAACCCATGTCGGAAGAAACCCTGACGCTGTCGGCGGAAGTACAGCAGATTATCGACCAAGTAAAGCAGCTCTCCGTGCTGCAGTTGAGCGAACTGGTAAAAGGCCTCGAAGAGACCTTCGGCGTGACCGCGGCCGCCCCCATGATGATGGGCGCAATGCCAATGATGGCCGGGGCCGGCGGCGAAGCGGCAGCGGTCGAAGAAGCGCCAACCTCCTTCGACGTCATCCTGAAGGAACACGGTTCGCAGAAGATTCAGGTCATCAAAGAGGTCCGCGCATTGACCGGCCTCGGCCTGAAGGAAGCCAAGGACCTCGTCGATGGCTGCCCGAGCCCCGTCAAGCAGGCCGTGGCGGACGACGAAGCCAAGAAGATCAAGGAAACGCTGGAAGCGGTCGGCGCGGTCATCGAGATCAAGCCCGTCGGCTGATCATCGCCACACCGGCGCCTCTTTTCATCGCGGCCGGCCGTTGCAGGGCCGGCCGCGATGCGCTTCCCTCCGTCACGCGGCTGGCATATGCGTCCAATCCTGCAGTGAGCCTGCGCGGGCGTTGACGTGCCGTGTCCGGCACGGGCCGAAGGAC
The sequence above is drawn from the Candidatus Hydrogenedentota bacterium genome and encodes:
- the rplJ gene encoding 50S ribosomal protein L10, with product MARPEKEAAVAELKQRIQENEVAILTKYVGVTVAQVTELRKRFREAGVDFKVYKNTLATIALRELGLDRAAGFMEGPTAWAFSKDPVVPAKILKDFHKQVDAVAMSGGIVSGRVVGQAQLQALADLPSIDQLRAQVVGVIAMPLRNLVGALSALPRNLANVVDQIRKQKEEGAQAA
- the rplL gene encoding 50S ribosomal protein L7/L12, which encodes MSEETLTLSAEVQQIIDQVKQLSVLQLSELVKGLEETFGVTAAAPMMMGAMPMMAGAGGEAAAVEEAPTSFDVILKEHGSQKIQVIKEVRALTGLGLKEAKDLVDGCPSPVKQAVADDEAKKIKETLEAVGAVIEIKPVG